CCTTGATCAAGGTCTCTATAACCAATAGaatcattttcatattttcaaaaatccagttgtTGTTGTATGCTTTTCACAGAACACAATCCACATCCAAGGCATTGCTggtacaaaattaaatatagtAACAAAATTAAAGACTGACAGAAAACAAAACACGCTAACATCCAATTTACAAAACATACTGATCCAAACCATACTGATCCATATTATTCCATTTACAAACCATAATGATCCAAACCAGCAATTGTGCCATATTTATTCTTCAGCAAACTAAGGTAAAACCATTTAAGATAACTACTGAGTATTCATTTCTTTACTGCATACAAAATTCTTCACCCCCACCAATTATTCCATTTTACAAACCATGATCCAAACCAGCAATTGTGCCATATTTATTCATcagaaaacaataaaatacgCAAAAACAGTTTAAGATAACGAAATATTGAGTATTCATTTCTTTATTGCATACAAAATtcttcaccccccccccccccccccccccaaaaaaaaacatttgcaCTTTATCTTTCACAAACGCACATGTACGTTTACATTTCtcatatttaaaacaaaaccaCCCAAGGCTGATGCGAAAATGAAGGTAAGATTTTATTACAACTATGGAATATTAGTAATAAACATCTTGCTTTCAAAAAATTGAGGAACATATAGAAGCAGCAGAGATAGTTATCCAAGAAACAAAGTTGAAGATCATGGACATTgcaattaattgaaaatattatcaAGAGTGGTAGGGAATATTAAAGAGGAGGTAGCAAACTATAGCATACCTGCTTCTCAATTTATCGTACTTCAACAGCATTGACTTCTTACAGGATGGTGGAAGCAAATCTTGTTTAAGTCAAGAGTTAagctagaaagagagagagagaatgagagggggggggggtgttggaCGTGGAGCCCTTCAAGATAAGCCACATTCTTTATTCAATGCCACAGGTGTTCATAATTATTCAAGAAGTGTCTTCATTCttatcaattaaattcaaaatctaaTCAGGCATCCTAATAATGAATCTACACCATGATATGGATTTATTTGCAAAACCAAAAAGTTGCCAATTCTGTTTTTAAACAATGCCACCCAATGAAAAGAAATCAAGCCTGAAATTGCAACCAGAATATAACAGATAGGATAAGATGCAGACATCATGTTTGGCAGAAGAAGACTGGAAGGCAAGCCAATTTTAACTTCAAATTAATGAAAGAAATTGCTATACAATGTGACTACTACAGTCTAAACTTGGTCAGACAGTTATTTCCTATTAAACCATATTCTTTCAGAACCCCAAGTTActataatttaaaggcaaaatTGTTGGGGTGTTGTAAAGCTAGCCCATATGCATCTATGAAAGATCAGTTACCAGGGGTCTGTGATATTCCCTGCATTATAATCACCACAAGAGGCCATCTACATCAGAATTCAAGCTTTCTACATAAGCCCAAATCAATGTTCCTTGATTGCCCAGCAGGCTTGATGGGAGGCCCAGGACAAGTATCGGCAATTCCAGTTAAACGTGGTGCAAAAGGTGGTGTTCTACAACCATCAGAATCCAAATATACATTTGAAATTTCAGAAGCAACATCCTCGGTCTGCTTTGAGAGTATAGCTTCCAAGAGATTCTCATAAACCGATTCGAACATCTCTTCATCCGAAAGGGGTTCAGCACCATCTCCACAATCCCCAGCTTCCACAGCTACAACAGAAGAATGAAAATCAAGGCGGCGTGCAACAATGCCCTTAGGCTCCTGGGGGTACTTATTACATAGAGGAGCCAATGCCTTGTCATCAGGACCCGGGGCAAATGGGTCGAAAACACCATCCTTTGGCGTCCGAGGGCTACTATCATCAGACGGGTCATCCTCTCTATTGCTGTTACTGTTAGAATCAATGGAGAAATCCCCAATCTCTCTATCTGAATCAGGAGTGATTGGACCTAGTGAAGCAGTACCATCAAGAACCGCTGGCGCCTCAGTAAGATTGTCACGAGTTTCCATCTGACAAACCTCATTGGATTTTACTACAGAATTTACGATTTTCTTAGATTTCTCAGGAGGAGATTCTGAATCCATAAGTCCCGGACCAGCAATTATGCAAAATAACCAACTGAAATAAAGTAAAGGTTGGATTTTTATTAACGTTCAGCTAAAATTTCCTTCTCAAAGTACAAGAATCTAAATTCAAAAACGCCACGCTGTACAACCCTAGTCGGCTAgtacaaacaaaataatatgtcatatattacatcaaaattgagaaatgttatTCTTATTCGTTTGGGAATAAAACGAATAATAAACTCAAGGAAATCTTAGATACAAAGGAAAGAAATCTGAAAGCGAATCCTTTTATTTCCAGAGATAATATCTTGAGGAAATCTTAAATAcccaaataaaataaggaaCAAGAAAAATCCAAAGCAACAGGAAATTTTCAGACTTTCAGATACGAAAAgatttgaagaataaaaatctaaagattcagaacaaataaccaaaatccCCGGACACCACTGTAAAACCCACacctaaaaaaaacaacaataataacaacattaattaataatacCTGAAAGGTAGAGTATTAAGGTTGGGAAAGATTTGGCCCAAAAATGTGGTGCAGCGGCGATTGGAGGGGCAGAAACCAAAAAGTGTATCTAGGGATTCTGTTTCTAAACTTCGAACTCCAAACTggccaaagccaaagccaagtGCTAGTGTCCACGTGCGTGTCTATCTATGTGTGTCTCTGCCTTTTATATGTCTTTGCATCTCAGTCCGATGATGTTTTACACGCTTTTACTTCCACcgttggatttttattttcattaaaactatCGAAATATCAGGACCCACTTGATTCGCAACCTCACTTTAATATGAGTATCAACCATCTGATTCTTTATTACGTGTCTGATTAAACCATCTGATTCTCAATTCTTTAGCTCAAACTAATTTCATTGAATCAATCTTACCGTTGTAAATTTTTAACTTACCTAGTTAACccaaccccccaaaaaaagagagtgagaatATTCTTCAGGTACTTATCCAAAGTGTACAGAGCCAtaatcaatttatttaattaattaattaatgttgtAATATAAACTAGTATTGTCTTTTGCATTAGTACAAAATTGAGTTATAGCCGTCCACTTTGGGGGGTGGGGAGGTCAAAAATTGACAACTCTAGAATGTGGTTGGCTCCTTTGGCCAATGTATGAACTCCAAAGTCAAGCTTCCCGCGTCCTTGCATATAGTAACATTAGATCAGTTCATATTTAAAtccaataaataaatcattaaaaaaaaattaaaaaaaaatttaaaacaatattagCTGTAGTTTTACTTCTTCAATATGTCAAAGTAAAACCAAAATCCATGGGTGATATTTGTAAAACCTTATGAGTAATAATACGAAACTACACCTttattacctaaaaaaaaaaaaaaacaaaactacaaaGTGAAAGTGATTGAACAAAAAGCATGCTAGTATTATTATTGTCTATTTTATTTGAAGTGTTCGTTTTCTTTTGAATAagttctatgatttttttttcttgctaactatttttttataattgggaaaattacactttactatTCTAAATTATACTctaaattacactttacaccctaaactttatttttggtaaaatataattataataaaactaaCGGGAAAACAAGAGATCAAGACAAAGCTTGTTGAAGTACATCCCTTGGCAATCTGCCTCAACAAAAGGAACTAAGTCCACAGGCGGACAATAGTGAATAACAAAACCCAAAGATTGACTAAGTCCTAGGCTAGCTAAACAATCAGCACACCTATTGCCTTCATGATAGCTATGTTTGATGCTTAAGTGGGGGATCCGTGCAGCCAGTTGCTTGCAGTCCTCAAAAAGCAGGGTTATGACAGAATTAGAGTATGACGGATTGTTAAGAGCATCTACTAGCGCCTTGGCATCAAGCTCAATGATAACAGCATTCGGGTTTAACTGATGGCAGAGAAGAAGTCCATCTTTAAGGGCCTAAGTCTCAGTCATGAAGCTATTTGCATTCCCAATCCTCCTAGTGAAGCCCAATATCCAGCTGCCCCATTCATCTCTAATCAGGCTTCCTCCCCTTGCTGAGCCTAAGGAAGCATTAGAAGACCCATCCATGTTGAGTTTCATCCAACCCGAGCTGGGCTTTTCCCATCTAACTTGTCTAATAACCATGCGGTCGTTACACCTTGGCTAACTAACACACAACATGTACTCCATAGCTTAAGATAATATCACCTTGGCAAGGTTTGGATTGACTCCCTTGTTGTTGAATACAACCTGATTCCGATGTTTCCATAAAGACCAGATGGCAAAAGGAAAGAGGATGTGCCAGGGAACACCTTTAAAGGTTCGAGTGGTCTTAACAATATTAGCAGCTAGCCAAGTTCTAATGTCTTGATAAAAGAATAGAGAGTTGGAATAATGGATACCCAGATGAAGCCAAACTGTTTTAACTACTTGGCAGTCTTGGAGATAGATTCAACTTGATCATGACATAGAGGGCAGGAAGTATCTATAGGAATACCTCGGTTAGCTAGGCAATTCTTTACCCCGATGTTGTTGTGCATGTATttccaaatgaacatttggattCTAGGTAGAATCTGAAGCTTCCAAATCCAAGAACCCGGGAAAGACTCAACCTCCATCAAGTTTGAAGCTAACAGGTAAGCACTAGTCAAGTAAAACTCTCCTTTATTAGAAAATTTCCAAGCCAACTTATCATTGCTCTTTGCAACTACAGGGACTGGCACTACTTGAATGTCAGCTTTGATCTCAGTAGACAGCTCAAAGGGTAGGTTAGACCATTTCCAACCAAAAGGGGCAATCAAATCCTTGATAGTGAGGTTGGCCGAATCTTGAGGGAGAGATCCTTGTATCCTCGATTTGATGGGGTTGCGGTCAGACCAGCAATTAGACCAGAAGTTGAGGCTACTCTCATGCCATGGAACCCACTTAATCCCTTCCCTAAAAATAGCTTCACCTTTCTTCAACCCTTTCCAGGTGGGAGAACTTGAGAGCTTAGGTTTATTTCTAGAGTTAACCCTCTGCCTGGTACAGTACTTGAACCTGAGGACTTTTGCCCCTTGTGCTTCCTTCTTGGTGTGAAGTCTCCAATTCAGCTTAGCTAGTAACGACGTATTTCTTCCTCTCGCAGATTGAAGACCCAATCCACCAGTTTCCTTAAGCTTAGTCACTTCAGCCCAGTTGACCCAATGCATCTTCCTTTTATGATCTGAGGACCCCcatagaaaatttttgttgactCTATCAATGCCTTCCAAAATCTTGTCGGGTAGAAAGTTACTTTGCATAACATAGCTGGGAATGGCCGCGGATGAAGCTTGGATGAGGACCATTCTGCCGGCTATGGAAAGCAGGTTAGCCTTCCATCCAGCCAGTTTTTTCTTAACTCTGTCTAACACGAAATTGAAATCGTGTCTCTACCTCCTTGAGTGTTTTATAGGGAATCCTAAATACTTGCCAAGGTTGGTGGTGGAGTTAAACCGTAGTATACCAGTGAGCACTTCTCTTTGGTCCGGCTCAACATTGGGAGAAAAGAAAACACGAGACCTGGCTTCACTCACTTTTTGCCTTGACCTTGAACAAAAATCTTGGAGAACTGAATTAATGGCAGCATAATTTTCTGGATTTGCATTAGCAAACAGGACTAAATCGTTCGCAAAAAAGAGATGGGAGAAGGTCGGTCTACTTCTAGACGCCTTGATGGGGGGATCCATAGTTTGGCAGCacattttttctcaattaaataCCCCAAAAACTCCGTGCAAAGAATGAAGGGATAGGGGGAGAGGGGATCACCTTGCCTAATACCTTTTGAGGGCTTAAAAG
The DNA window shown above is from Quercus lobata isolate SW786 chromosome 7, ValleyOak3.0 Primary Assembly, whole genome shotgun sequence and carries:
- the LOC115952387 gene encoding cyclin-dependent protein kinase inhibitor SMR11-like, producing the protein MDSESPPEKSKKIVNSVVKSNEVCQMETRDNLTEAPAVLDGTASLGPITPDSDREIGDFSIDSNSNSNREDDPSDDSSPRTPKDGVFDPFAPGPDDKALAPLCNKYPQEPKGIVARRLDFHSSVVAVEAGDCGDGAEPLSDEEMFESVYENLLEAILSKQTEDVASEISNVYLDSDGCRTPPFAPRLTGIADTCPGPPIKPAGQSRNIDLGLCRKLEF